One window from the genome of Oryctolagus cuniculus chromosome 1, mOryCun1.1, whole genome shotgun sequence encodes:
- the LOC127484900 gene encoding olfactory receptor 5T2-like has protein sequence MKNISEVTTFVLKGFTENLELQIVFFFLFLAIYLFTLLGNLGLIVLVVGDSRLHNPMYYFLSVLSSVDACYSSVITPNMLVDFVSKNKAIPFLGCAVQMFLAVTLGTTECFLLAAMAYDRYVAIYNPLLYSVSMSPKVYVPLIIASYIGGILHAIVHTVATFSLSFCGSNEIRHIFCDIPPLLAISCSDTHINQLLLFYFAGSIEVSTILIVLISYGFILLAILRMHSSEGKRKVFSTCGSHLTGVSIFHGTVLFMYVRPSSSYALEHDMIVSIFYTIVIPMLNPIIYSLRNKDVKEAMIKVFGNNKFINKVYFSY, from the coding sequence ATGAAGAATATCAGTGAAGTTACCACGTTTGTTCTGAAGGGCTTCACAGAAAATCTTGAACTTCAGATCGtcttcttcttcctgtttctagCAATCTACCTCTTTACCCTCTTGGGAAATTTAGGACTGATTGTATTGGTCGTTGGGGATTCCCGGCTCCACAACCCCATGTATTATTTTCTGAGTGTGTTGTCTTCTGTAGATGCCTGCTATTCCTCGGTTATTACCCCAAATATGTTAGTGGATTTTGTATCAAAGAATAAAGCCATTCCATTCCTAGGATGTGCAGTACAAATGTTTCTTGCTGTTACCCTTGGAACCACAGAATGCTTTCTCTTAGCTGCCATGGCATATgatcgctatgtggccatctACAACCCACTTCTGTACTCAGTGAGCATGTCACCCAAGGTCTATGTACCACTCATCATCGCTTCTTATATTGGTGGGATTTTGCATGCCATTGTGCACACAGTGGCCACATTTAGCCTGTCTTTCTGTGGATCCAATGAAATTAGACATATCTTTTGTGATATCCCTCCTCTCCTGGCTATTTCTTGTTCAGATACCCACATAAACCAGCTTCTACTCTTCTACTTTGCTGGCTCTATAGAGGTATCAACTATATTAATTGTTCTGATCTCCTACGGTTTCATTCTGTTAGCCATTCTGAGGATGCATTCTTCTGAAGGGAAACGCAAAGTCTTCTCTACCTGTGGCTCCCACCTAACTGGAGTGTCCATTTTTCATGGTACTGTGCTTTTCATGTATGTGAGACCAAGTTCCAGTTATGCTTTGGAGCATGACATGATAGTGTCGATATTTTATACCATTGTGATCCCAATGTTGAATCCCATCATCTATAGTTTGAGGAACAAAGATGTAAAAGAGGCAATGATAAAAGTGTTTGGGAATAATAAGTTTatcaataaagtttatttttcatactaA
- the LOC100348717 gene encoding olfactory receptor 5T2-like — MRNNTEVTMFVLKGFTDNPELQIIFFFLFLAIYLFTLLGNLGLIVSVIGDSRLHNPMYYFLSVLSSVDAGFSSVITPNMIIDLMSKNKVISFFGCATQMFLAVTFGTTECFLLASMAYDRYVAIYNPLLYSVNMSPRVYVPLIVASYFGGILHATIHTVATFSLSFCASNEISHFFCDIPPLLAISCSDTHTNELLLFYFVGSIEVLTILIVLISYGFILLAILKIQSVEGRQKVFSTCGSHLTGVSIYHGTILFMYVRPSSSYALDHDMIVSTCYAIVIPMLNPIIYSLRNKDVKEAMKRVFGKNWCR, encoded by the coding sequence ATGAGGAATAACACTGAAGTCACCATGTTTGTACTAAAGGGCTTCACAGACAATCCTGAACTTCAGATcatctttttcttcctgtttctagCAATCTACCTCTTCACACTCTTGGGGAATTTAGGATTGATTGTGTCAGTCATTGGGGATTCTCGGCTCCACAACCCCATGTACTATTTCTTGAGTGTGTTGTCTTCTGTGGATGCTGGATTTTCCTCAGTCATTACCCCAAATATGATAATAGATTTAATGTCAAAGAATAAAGTCATTTCATTCTTTGGTTGTGCAACACAAATGTTTCTTGCTGTCACCTTTGGGACCACAGAATGTTTTCTTTTGGCTTCCATGGCATATGACCGCTACGTAGCCATCTACAACCCACTTCTGTACTCTGTGAACATGTCACCCAGAGTCTATGTGCCACTCATCGTTGCTTCCTATTTTGGTGGCATTTTGCATGCAACAATCCACACAGTGGCCACATTTAGTCTGTCCTTCTGTGCCTCCAATGAGATTAGTCATTTCTTCTGTGACATCCCTCCACTCCTTGCAATTTCCTGCTCTGACACCCACACAAACGAGCTTCTCCTCTTCTACTTTGTGGGCTCCATTGAGGTCCTCACTATTCTGATTGTCCTGATCTCCTATGGGTTCATTCTGTTGGCCATTCTGAAGATCCAATCTGTTGAGGGGAGACAAAAAGTCTTCTCTACATGTGGTTCTCACCTGACTGGAGTGTCCATTTATCATGGAACAATCCTCTTCATGTATGTGAGACCAAGTTCCAGTTACGCTTTGGATCATGACATGATAGTCTCAACATGTTATGCCATTGTGATTCCCATGTTGAATCCCATCATCTACAGTTTGAGAAATAAAGATGTGAAAGAGGCCATGAAAAGAGTGTTTGGGAAAAATTGGTGTagataa